Part of the Benincasa hispida cultivar B227 chromosome 11, ASM972705v1, whole genome shotgun sequence genome, NNNNNNNNNNNNNNNNNNNNNNNNNNNNNNNNNNNNNNNNNNNNNNNNNNNNNNNNNNNNNNNNNNNNNNNNNNNNNNNNNNNNNNNNNNNNNNNNNNNNNNNNNNNNNNNNNNNNNNNNNNNNNNNNNNNNNNNNNNNNNNNNNNNNNNNNNNNNNNNNNNNNNNNNNNNNNNNNNNNNNNNNNNNNNNNNNNNNNNNNNNNNNNNNNNNNNNNNNNNNNNNNNNNNNNNNNNNNNNNNNNNNNNNNNNNNNNNNNNNNNNNNNNNNNNNNNNNNNNNNNNNNNNNNNNNNNNNNNNNNNNNNNNNNNNNNNNNNNNNNNNNNNNNNNNNNNNNNNNNNNNNNNNNNNNNNNNNNNNNNNNNNNNNNNNNNNNNNNNNNNNNNNNNNNNNNNNNNNNNNNNNNNNNNNNNNNNNNNNNNNNNNNNNNNNNNNNNNNNNNNNNNNNNNNNNNNNNNNNNNNNNNNNNNNNNNNNNNNNNNNNNNNNNNNNNNNNNNNNNNNNNNNNNNNNNNNNNNNNNNNNNNNNNNNNNNNNNNNNNNNNNNNNNNNNNNNNNNNNNNNNNNNNNNNNNNNNNNNNNNNNNNNNNNNNNNNNNNNNNNNNNNNNNNNNNNNNNNNNNNNNNNNNNNNNNNNNNNNNNNNNNNNNNNNNNNNNNNNNNNNNNNNNNNNNNNNNNNNNNNNNNNNNNNNNNNNNNNNNNNNNNNNNNNNNNNNNNNNNNNNNNNNNNNNNNNNNNNNNNNNNNNNNNNNNNNNNNNNNNNNNNNNNNNNNNNNNNNNNNNNNNNNNNNNNNNNNNNNNNNNNNNNNNNNNNNNNNNNNNNNNNNNNNNNNNNNNNNNNNNNNNNNNNNNNNNNNNNNNNNNNNNNNNNNNNNNNNNNNNNNNNNNNNNNNNNNNNNNNNNNNNNNNNNNNNNNNNNNNNNNNNNNNNNNNNNNNNNNNNNNNNNNNNNNNNNNNNNNNNNNNNNNNNNNNNNNNNNNNNNNNNNNNNNNNNNNNNNNNNNNNNNNNNNNNNNNNNNNNNNNNNNNNNNNNNNNNNNNNNNNNNNNNNNNNNNNNNNNNNNNNNNNNNNNNNNNNNNNNNNNNNNNNNNNNNNNNNNNNNNNNNNNNNNcgccctcaaagacaggagttcccaaaacactcatgaTTGAaatcgtgtcacctatggtcgtttaggtgagatgtaagtctctagtatcaacggtgttatatacagagtctagtcatctcgtggtctaggtcttatacgaactctttgtataggacactcccgttcacacgtctccacatgaatagtcaggatctaccatatgtagtagtttacaacacttgcaaacctctacaaagcgggtcgtattcgtagtgtcaccaggattaggtatcccaccttaattcttatactacagacctatttaggttatcacttaaggcatgatccacttgtatatcacatatacatgcttaagttcacataagataaccaaagagctttgtttattgaatatgaataaatgccagaattaaataacaattattttattcatcaaacaatgtgtatctttacaaaacaacaaaactccaggagaattaggacaccaatcccaacaacacaAGAATGCAATAGatgcaaacagaatcaataagcactctaattacatttaatttgagttctaaagcatgcatTTGCAAGAAAATCACAAGTGGATTTCATGTTACATACCTCTTGATGAATTCTTCAATTTCAAGCTACTCTTTACTCCAAATCGAACGTGAACCACCAATAGATCTTTTCTATTATTCTTAGCCAtaaatttgagtggtggaactcgaatttgagtAAATTAGGTGAAGGATTTTTTGGGTTTTGTGTGGGAGAGGAAGAACTTGTAGAAAAACCTGAAGAACTCCCATAATCTCAGCAAATTGAAAAGCTTTTATGCATCATCTACATGCAAGCATTACAGAATTTTTCAAATGCCAGCTCCAACTTCCTCAACTAGTGGGATTTGTGTATGCTTGTAggaagaacacctcctacttgagaGTGTTTGTGGGAAAACCCACTTAATCCAATTTTTtcaatctttcatttcaaaattcaattaattcaaaaattaattaaaatttgatttaattaattcataattaatcaaatctaaaatatcaatatccaatttcttaaattgaatttaaaattggaatttaatttgatttttaattaattaattaattaattatcaaatatcaaattaatcacacacctaattttaaatatgaattctattcatataattaatatttaaatcaatatttaaacattataaactctccaattttgtttaatttcaacaaattaaatgttaattatatcaaatataattaaacaaaacctaatttgattttgaacttattcaaattcaaaccataattcaatttgaacaattcaaattgatattattccaaattcactcaatttaataattaaaggtgttcatgttttacgagctagtagagggactttatggacctatagatcataagctcgaacaatttaaaattaattggctagaactctttagaccaaattaatcagtattcgttaactatcaagtcacaccactatagctcgatagttgcactttcctcactatagatatatttgtatctacatgatttaaccataactagtaagtcaacccttcacaagttgttcgtaataacgattgggtcaatatgttgttttaccccccatattacgtcttgttccttaagttccaattgatcctctaatgaacaattggtttatgatccaatcactaaaccagatccaTCTCGGGTCAGTGAGAGAGTGGgatctcttgttcaagacctggattcagttacttaagagaataatctttctcctatctctaaatcgggtaggcatgaattctgtcttgcaccctatgtccccagctatctacccggtcttacccctgaaatgggaggcttattgagccagtgttgttgagccaaccctcacctatgcaaatctaaagataatcacgaataaacaggaattcatagttagctcaggattaagattgagttacctaggtcatctagttAGTCTTtgaacaataaacaacgttataaagtaaaagtgacttattttttggtccgatcttatgcaaactcattgcgtaGGACACCCAACTCCTcttgtcaatacatgaacgaatctggatcacttcgtttgtagtatctttgcaataacttgtaacagctacagagtaggtcgcatccaataatgttacccgaataaggtacccaaccttaatcatatactatagaccgttttggctatttacttgaacttgatccatctttatgtctctacataaagttcaagtattcatataataatcatggatcttagtttattggatttagactttatgaatgcaatttaaagattcaataacaactttatcgaagaaatgttgaatgtctttattgataatagaatgtgtttaactttacaaactgtgagttttaggacacacaaCCCAACAAGACAAGTTTTGCGATAGCCTCGCACTAAGAAAataggattaactcactatattcgcgcaacacacacctctcggtagttTGCTACATGCATCATATCTCTATGGCGCATGATTGagcgataactcttgcaatctacaCTTAACTCTTTGCgatgaaagaaaaagatgataaagtagaagaagatgatgaaaatgattttgaaggaattaaagagatgcattgattacaaaatgtattaatttcttaagccaaaatgtaatacaatacaaaagtaagaagagaggtggagggctagatgtaggcaatctcttgcttccatccgatgtgtgtcaaggctgccggtggtgcaatggatggatggtggagtagtctctcttgagctctatctccggcgaagctccggtcgtcaATCGGAGGAGGTTGTGGAAGTGAATAACTCTCAAAGACTTTATGCTCATGCTCTcgtctgtgatcacaagaatctgcccAAGGCAGAGTCCTGGATGCTTTGATCTTGGgctccaaggctctatttatagagctcaaacgctGACAGCTTTGATAATCCCACTCTGAATCACTTCCACTACTGACGCGGTAGGTGAGAATGTCATCATGatcttatctctttgatactcctgaggtatgcattcatgattgtttcttctgaagtatcaacgcattccacccaaTTTGCGATCATTCTTCTACCATGGCTATCACTCTATAATCACGACatttcatgcgaccaacttgtCTTCATTAAGATCAAttcatgcgatcaactttgcgatggtttgggatcaacgcatgcgattgATTCCTGCAGCAActataaaaatagacattttgacgcaagataacgcatgatatagggttagtggGGATTTTCAGTGCTGATCAACACAAGCTCATTattccacatgaattcttaacAAAATTAACGCATGTTTTGCTCATCAACCTtcacaattttaaataaaaggttGCAAtatcttgtatttctacaagttatcacctatGTAGGTATAGGACGATGCATGTTCCTACAATTCTTAGTTATATGCCCAGGTTTGTTACAATTGAAGCAAAGAAATTGTACCGTTTCTTCTGAGGgagattttttattcttttgattCTTCTAGTTGCTGGATCCACGATTATGAACTTTCATCTTATTTCCCTTTGGCTTTAGTCCAGGTTTTTGAACAGTAGGGGCTCCTCAAACTCATCACAGACAACTTTGCTTTTAGCTTTTTAGAATGAGATCGTTCAAAACGATTCAAAGCTTAGCGAGTCATTATTAGATTAAGGCATTGAACCTAGCTAcgttcttcattttggcttgcccccacgggtgtcatgcgggcatccaacttcggttgcgtgccATTTTCAATTCAACTCTTATCTTAgctaaatttaatttgtgtCAGATAGAGGAGTTTTCATTATGCGTTGATTTTGGTCacctactttcgttttggcttacctacACGGGTTCATGCAAAGTATCCAACTACAGGTAggtacctttcacaacttaacaaATCAGCTTGGGTTTCCCTTTTGCGTTGACAGCAAAGTTTTTATTAGgatcattttttttaagcaaTCACAATGTTGATATGGAACGCATTTGCTTGGACCGAtcccacctccaaatttagagtgATAGGCTCCCTTCCAAAAAAGCTAAAGACAAAATTGTTCAGAGATGCGGTAAAAGAGGTCTGAGCAGAGGTTTGCACACAATAGCACTTAAAATTGtcaaactttgaagaagctACTAAAGCGAGGCGAGCCATGCGACTTTTAGTGAGTGGATTTAGTGAATTTACATAAGTATCATCATGGATGCTAATTTATCAACGCAAAAGAAGGCAAGCAGACAAACAGGCAAAAGATAATTTCAAAAAGATAACGCatgaaagataacaagaaaagaaagataCGAGCAGAGTGTCGATTGCGTCAATACTTAGAATTCATGTAGAAGAAATAATCATGCATTGAATAAGAGAGAGAATTCTTCTTTCAGAACAACACACTAAGAGGAAATTATTATCGCACCAAGAAGGAGCGATTGCAACACCACATCTAAGAAAAGCAGCCGCAAATCCAAAACggcaaaaatcaaataaataaactaaagctaactaggaaaacaaagtaaagatagagtagaagatgtccctggagaaattggagtgaagtCACCGCAAGGACTCTTCCATAGAGGGGATCGAACTCGCCTGCTTAGGTCAAGGGATTCATTGTCCCGACCACCAGAGATTCCAGCATTCATTAGTCGCATGGCGTTTACCATGCTCCTAAGATTGCTTCCAGCTCATGCGACAAATAGCATTTCAATCTCAGGGTCAATATTGAATTTGGGCGCAGCACCTTCACTCAAATATCGTTTTtgacttggtcgcacaagccaTAATATGCCTAAGACCAAAAGGGGACATGCGGAAACACAAACCTTAACCAAATGATTAAaagccaagtccccggcaatggcgccaaaaacttgttgaggataaatttttgtttgttttcgtTAATGGATATGAGTTGATGGTCATACATTGATCATGTGTTAATCTAAAGAATATGCATTATGCGTTAATCATGTatacgatgaccatgcatttctatcacaagttttcttgctctcttgccaagtataacgagatcacaagtttctcgggatgatccgaggtcgaacatggggacttGCAACTAAAAGATAATTGTAAAGTAATGTATTTGAGGtggagaataaaaataaaaagaaagaagctgattactatgcactactcctactcctagctaaacaaattgaacaattgaagtttgactatgagaatcggtagagatgcgacaactgttaacacgtaataagatgcatggagaagtagaGTTGTGGAGGAGATACCACCAAGTCCTTAAGTTTGGttgcaagggtaatcccagctcgccacactaatgcATCGCATACCTCTCGATGGTCAACCatatgcttatatctctataacgcatggttctgttgagcataagattattcctatctctagaaacatTGCTTATTTTGCTTAGTGATTtccaccacttaccctctcgggcagttggttatagctactctactcatagacaagcttTGCGATAGCCTCACACTAAACAAATAGGATTGACTCACTATATTCACGCAaggcacacctctcggtggtttgctacatgcgtcatatctctatgcAGCATGATTGAGCATGcaataactcttgcaatctgcACTTAACTCTTTGtgatgaaagtaaaagatgatgaaatagaagaaggtgatgaaaatgatgttgaaggaattaaagagatgcattgattacaaaatgtattaatgtcttaagccaaaatgtaatacaatacaaaagtAAGAAGAGAGGTGGAGAACTAGATGTAGACAATCTCTTGCTTCTATCAAATATGTATCAAAGCTGCCGATGGTACAATGGatggcggtggagtagtctctctcgagctctatctccggcgaagcTCCGGTCTTCAATTGAAGGAGGTTATGGAAGTGAATAACTCTTAAAGACTTTCTGTCGATGCTCTcgtctgtgatcacaagaatcttCCCAAGGCTGAGTCTCGAATACTTTGAtcttgggctctaaggctctatttatagagctcaaacaccGACAACTTTGATAATCCCGCTCTGAATCACTGCCATTATTGATGCGATAGGTGAGAATGTCATCATGatcttatctctttgatacTCTCAAGTATGCATTCATGATTGTTTCTTTTGAAATATCAATGCATTCCACCCACTTTGCAATCATCCttctatcatggctatcactctGTAATTGCAGCATTTCATGCTACCAATTTGTCTTCATTAAGATCAACGCATGCAATTAACTTTACGATGGTTTGGGATCAACGCATGTGATCAACTCCTACGacaactacaaaaatagacattttgacgcaagataacgcatgatatagggttagcggGGATTTTTAGTATTGATCAATGCAAGCTCATTATTCCACATGCATTCTTAGCAAAATTAACGCATGTTCTACccatcaaccctcataattctaagtaaaaggctgcaatagcttgtatttctacaagttatcacctatGTAGGTGCAGGACGATGCATATTCCTACAGTTCTTGGCCATATGCCCAAGTTTGTTATAGTTGAAGCAAAAAAATTGTACCGTTTCTCCTGAGGGAGATTTCTGATTCTTTTGATTCTTCTAGTTGCTAGATCCACGATTATGAACTTTCATCTTGTTTCCCTTTGGCTTTAGTCCAGGTTTTTTAACAGTAGGGGCGTACTTTCTTGATACAATGTTTACCTCCTCTCTCTAGTCCTGCTTTCAGGTTGCCTCCTCAATCCTCATGCGTGTTATCAGGTTTTCCAAGGAAAATTCTTTGGCTTTATGCCTCAATGTGTTTTTAAAGTCCTTCCACATAGGGGGTAACTTGTCAATAATAAAAGCAACTTGAAATTGCTCATTTAGGGGCATACCTTCGCTAATGATTTTATGAACACTCTTCTACAATTCATGGGATTGAGCCTCTACAGGTTTTTCATCCATCATTTAAAACTTCAAATAATAGCTGACAATATACTTTTTCGATTCGTCCTCTTTGATATCGTATTTTTTCTGTAAAGCATCTCAGAGTTCTTTCGATATGGTCATCGTGCTGTAATAGTCATATAAATCATTAATCAAACcatttaagataaaatttttCCATAGAAAATCATTTTCCTTCTAAACAATAACATCTTTGATCTGTTGTTCAGTTGGATCTATTTGTGAGATAATTGGCTTCTCTGTGGTGCAGACGACAACAACTTTCTTCACAATGAGAAAGAACAATTTTCTTCAACGTTTGAAGTATGCCCCTTAGAAACGGAAAGGGCAGTTGAGATCGATGGATAGAATATTATTCTATGTTGGAATGGCCATCATGAACATCGGTAGGTCGACCCgccttaaaattgaaaaaacagCTACCCAGAGAACAGTGATAGGACTAGAAGCCCTGGTGAACCCTAACAAGAATGGAGGTTTCGGTGAACTGTGATAGGAACGACACTTTGGAATCAGCAACAACGAACGAGAAGCTTGCAAAATTGAAACTTGCAAAGTTGAGCCGCAGATCATGTTCTATTTGAGAATGCGCAAAGAAGGGGTAACATGCGTATGTACACACAAAGCGGACCGTTCAGACGGAATGGAAAATCCAGAAGACCAcgacaaatttggatgaatgaaaaaaagaatggatgatttaaggaaaaataaaattattattccaCATACTCGCCTCGCCCAGATGGATGGCAGCGCACGTGTGGAATGACCATTAAACCCATATTTGTCTACTTGCTCACGCCTTCTAAAACTTAGGTACCCCTTAGGGTCCAAACCCACGAGGAAGGGTAGGGGTAGGGGTGAATAAGGAGATCAATGTGAGATTCTccacctttctttttctttattaaaaaaattaaattttcatcgaaACAAACACTCCTTTAGTGATcatgacattttaaaaaataaataaatcaatttttctatATACTTTCGTGCAACTTGAACATCCATTTTTCTGATCTAGACTTTTTATTGTGTAACATTCTCACCTACTTTTCAATAATGAAGATTATTCATGCAAACAAGTACAAGTTATTgcaacatgtggtttgtctctATTTGCACCCTTTTAGTTCTTAATAGAAATTTAAATCTCTTAACTGCCGCACTTAAAATTATTAGACAAACTTAGTTAGGACTCCTAAATGAGCCTCAACTATGTTAGGGTGGGTAGATACTTAATGAATGTTACAGAGtcttttctaatattttgtctcccaacaaaaaaaaaatgaaaaaaaaataaaaatagtgagGTGACAACTTTATTCATGTTTTTGGAGTGGTTTGTTTGATCAtcgaaattatttatttttaatcagcCAACCAATAATTTGTAACCATTCAAGAATTAAGAAATTTcgatttaaatttttgttctttaaaatGAAACTTGATTCCTTTTAATTCCACTTAATGCAACTTCTTTTATAAGTTCATTATTGACATTTTATCCACATTCCTATAGACATGATTGAAATATTCCTATAGACATGATTGAAATTTCTTTGTTTGTATCATCTTAAGTTTAAGTTTTTTGCAACATCTTAAAGTTTATAAACCACTTACACAGAACTATCGATATTGAGAATGATAATTAATGTCTTTATCCACTAAGATTGACTTGTATTCTAGAAGTTAGAGTCGAGAAGGATATAGTATGAATTTTTAGTAGTCGGTATGTACATATAGAGATGTCCACGAGACGGGGTAGAGACGGAAACTGCCATATTCCCACGAGAAAAATTTTCCAGTAgcttttttcttaatttatttattgtttaataagtttttttaatttattctcaatgatatatatatatatatatatattaattttctatattaaatCATTCATTTCCGATACATCTATTTAAATAACACATTataaaattttcttataaaaacaacatatatttttttctttttgcaaagatataattaaaatagtttatctcatagtttcttaaaattaaaatttaaatattaatcgttAGCCTTCAacttaaatattacaatatataCGTCTTAAAAGTAAGAAAGTGTTGACATCTCTATACTAAAAGTacattaaaatatgaaaaaaatatgatGAAAATTAGGAAAAGACTCGTTGGtaaaaattatagttttttttaacaatGTATACATAATTCTcagtatatataaatatattttgtgagTTATAAACTCACAACATCATGagggaaaattatttcaaatggtaaaactgttaaaaatatttacaagatataacaaaattttagaactatcaatgatagacgctgatagatttctatccgtgtctatcattgatagttctaaaattttgttatattttataagtattttgatttatttttctatatttaaaaacaacctatATTTTAAGTTATAAATCATAATCATAATTcgcaatattttttatatatactgcgaattatatatatatatagtcgaGATCGGGGATAGGAACGTAGAAGGTAATTTTTATCTCCATTCTCATTTGGTCAATGGAGAGAAAATTCTCCATACTCCCTTCTCTATTTTCTGTCTAATCGAAAACTTTCGACCTCAAATGCTCGCTGATCCGATTCCTAGGAAAATTGACATCTCTATGTGCATGTCTACTAAACTAAAGCGGTTCATTTGGACGTTAAACGGTTATTTAACCCGAGTCGGGCCGACCGGTTCAAAGCGGTCAAGTTCCTTGCAGTTCGCTTTCGACAAATCAAGCAATTCCATCCCATCCCATTCTCGTCTTCTTCTCTCAACTAAAGGCGCGAGAAGTTTTTGCAAACCCTAACGCTTAGATCAGAAGAAGAACTCGCGAGAAACACATCGACAATGAATTCAACAGGTCGAAGAAGCGGAGGAGGCCTTCTCGAAGGTTTGTACAGAGTGATTATGCGCCGTAATTCTGTTTACGTCACCTTCATCATCGCCGGTGCATTTGCTGGAGAACGGGTAATGTTGTGGACCTCATGTTTTATACTAATTTATCTATGTTaggtttttctcttttctttttggtGGATTGTTGAATTGTTAATTTCGTTTTCCATGTTTGATCTGAAGATCTAGTTCTTGCAAATCACTTGATATTGATATTAAAATTCGTGGTCGTGTTTTCGCTGATTCACGAAAAAAAAACGCACAAAAAAGAGAGTAAACGGATTAAACTTGTTCGTCTGTGCCCTCTTGAGAGTTGAAGTAGGCGGAACTGTATTGAAATTTATGGTTTATCTGGCAGAGGAGAGAGTAGAGGATTCACATCTTTGTTCCATCATATCTTTTTGGGATTCATGTAATGGTTTCTAAAGTCTGCTGAACACGATTGATCGTATTGAATTTTGTTATGAGTGTATGCAGATTCTGAATCATGTAAAGTAACATAGTAGATCATATTTATGTATGGAAATGCGGAATTTGTACATTATTTGGTCTGCTTATCAGAGTAGTTCCATTTTTGCTCCAAATTTTACAGGATCAAGATAGTGGAAGTGGTAAGCAGAAAAAAGGAACATAAGAATGTTTCTTTCGTTGTTCTATGGACTGTTATGTGGTGGGCTTTGGTATATCAAATTGTAGTATGGGGCTTCTGAATTGCATGgcatttgtgtgtgtgtgtgtttaacCTCAATGCTTGGATTTCCATTGGTGCAGGCTGTGGATTATGGAGTTCACAAGCTCTGGGAGTACAACAATGTCGGGGTATGGAACTTAGCCCCATATATTACTTTTCTTTGTTTTCCTATGTacacatttaaaatttattgatggGCACGAACTCCACATAGACGATTGTTTTGGCTTTTCTTTTGTTCTCTATTGATCTAGAACATATGCTTGATGTTTTATTCTGGATGTTTTGGCTCCCATTTTTTGTTGTCAGCGTCAAATTATTTATCAGTTTCAGCTTCTATTTATGGTTACCGTGTTGAATATTATGGCATTGTAATTAGAACTGTTGCATTTTCTCGATCTCCATTGGTTATAGATTTCTATTTTGATTATCTAGGctcttgttcttttttttttttttttttgggggccGGTTCTGAAATAAACGATCCGTTCTGATTTCTGCCAATAGCTCATTAACGTGTATAACgtacttttgtttttttgagaaaataaggaaagaaaaacaAGTCCACAGAAGGAGGCCTCTCCTACGTGGTGGAACAGACTCCCATCCAAAAGATATTGATCATtcgataccaattgaagatgGAAATAACAATAAAGTAGTATGTAGTATTtgtatcactttttttttcttttgaaggaGA contains:
- the LOC120090119 gene encoding cytochrome b-c1 complex subunit 9-like isoform X1, translating into MNSTGRRSGGGLLEGLYRVIMRRNSVYVTFIIAGAFAGERDQDSGSGCGLWSSQALGVQQCRETLRGHFSFGAKTVGRMNLLAT
- the LOC120090119 gene encoding cytochrome b-c1 complex subunit 9-like isoform X2, whose protein sequence is MNSTGRRSGGGLLEGLYRVIMRRNSVYVTFIIAGAFAGERAVDYGVHKLWEYNNVGKRYEDISVLGQRPSEE